GGCAAACAGCCCGTGGGGCAATGGCCCTAAAGACGGCGACGATGGCAAAGGTGACGGCAAGCGCCCCGGGCCGCGCAACCCCTGGGTGACCCCCGATCCCGCCGACCAGCGGCGCGGCCCAAAGCCGCGCGGCCCCTCGGCGCTCGACGAGCTGCTGCGCAAGGGACGCGGCGGTTTTGGCGGCGGCGGATCGGGCGGCAGCGGCGGTCAGTTCAATCTCGGCGATTCGGCGAAGTTCTGGAAGTGGGCCGTGCTCGCGGTGGTTGTCGCGTGGGTGGTCTTTTCCTCCTTCCACATCGTTCCGCCCGAAAAGGAAGGCGTGGTAACCCGCCTCGGCAGCTATTCGCGCACCGTCGGACCGGGCGTCAAATTCACCTGGCCCGCGCCGATCGAGCGCATCCGGATGGAAGACGTCCGTGCGATCCGCACGATGGCGATCGGTTCGCCGAACGCCACCGACGAGAATTTCGTGCTGACGCGCGACCAGAGCATCGTCGATCTCGCCTATGAGGTCCGCTGGTCAGTACGCGATCCCGAGCTGTTCTTCTTCCAGCTCGCCGATCCCGAAGGCACGATCCGCGAAGTCGCCGAAAGCGCGATGCGCGCGACGGTCGCCAATTTCGACCTCGTCCAGGCGATCGGCCCGGGCCGCGTCGAAATCGAGGCGCAAGTCCAGCAGCGGATGCAGGAACTGCTCGACCAGTATCGCGCGGGCGTGATGATTCAGGGCATCGCGATCCGCCAGGTCGATCCGCCGAGCCAGGTCGACGAGGCGTTCAAGGAAGTCACCGCGGCGCGCCAGGAACGCGAAGCGGCGATCAACCTCGCGCGCGCCTATGAACAGCAGGTGCTCGAGCGCGCGCGCGGCGACACCTCGGCGTTCGACCAGATTTACGCCCAATATCAACTGGCCCCCGAAGTGACGCGCCAGCGCCTTTACTATGAAACGATGGAGACGGTGTTGTCGAACGTCGACAAGACGATTGTCGAAGCGCGCGGGGTGACTCCCTATTTGCCGCTCAACGAAGTGCAGAAGCGGTTGAAGGCGTCCGAAGCCACCCAGAAGGGAGGCGAATGATGTTCGCCTCGCTGTTCCGGAACCCGATCCGCCTGCTCGTCGTCGTCGTCGCGCTGCTCGTCATCCTGTCGCAGTCGCTGGCGATCGTGCCCGAGGACAAGCAGGCGCTGATCCTGCGCTTCGGCGAGATCGAACGCACGGTGAACCGTTACAAGCCGAACGAGGATTTCGGCCGCTCGGGCGCCGGGCTCGTCCTGCGCGTGCCGTTCACCGACGGCATCCAATATATCGACAAGCGCATCCTTGGCATCAACATGGAGCGCCAGCAGGTGCTGTCGACCGACCAGCAGCGCTTGCAGGTCGACGCGTTCGCGCGCTTCCGGATCACCAATCCGGTGCGCATGTACACCGCGATCCGCACCGAGGATAAATTGCAGGCGCAGCTCGCGACGATCCTCGGCTCGTCGCTGCGCAACGAGCTCGGCAAGCGAACCTTCGCGACCCTCTTGTCGCCCGAGCGCGGTGCGGTGATGGACAATATCCAGGTCGCGCTCAATCGCGAGGCGCAGAAATATGGCGCCGAGATCATCGATGTGCGGATCAAGCGCGCCGACCTGCCCGAAGGCGCGACGCTGGAGGCGGCATACAACCGCATGCGCACCGCGCGGCAGCAGGAAGCGATCGCGATCCGCGCCGAAGGGCAGAAGGAAGCGCAGATCATCCGCGGCAGCGCCGATGGCGAGGCGGCGCGCATCTATGCCGCGAGTTTTGGCAAGGATCCCGAATTCTATGACTTCTATCGCGCGATGCAAAGCTATCGGCAGACCTTCCTCGGCGAAAACAACCAAGGCGGGACGTCGATCATCATGTCGCCTGACAACGAATATCTGAAGCGTTTCAGCGGCGGTTGAGGCGTTCGCGGCGAGTGGACAGCGCGATGAATGGAACCTGCAGCGTCCGTTCATGTTCAAACAGCGTTCAGCCGGCCCGTCGCAGAGAGCCGCAGCCGGGGTTATTGAGTTTTTCTGAAGAACGAAGAGGATTTCCGATCGTGCGTTATGTTTATGGCATCACTTCGGCCTTGCTGGCGGGTGGCACCGCGCTGGCGCTGGTCACCCAGTCTCCCGTCGGCGCGCAGGTTGCGCAGAATGAAAAGAGCGAGATGGCACGCGTCGTGCCGCGTGCCGGCGCCCCTGAAAGCTTCGCCGACCTTGTCGAACAGCTCCAGCCCGCCGTGGTTAACATCTCGACCAAGCAGGAAGTGACGCTCGGCGTCCGGCTCAATCCCTTCGCCGGGACGCGCGAGCCGATCACGCAGGAACAGCAGGGCGGCGGCTCGGGTTTCCTCATTTCGGCCGACGGTTATATCGTCACCAACAATCACGTCATCTCCGGCGGCCCGCGCGGCGAGGCGGTGAACGAAGTCACCGTCACGCTCACCAACCAGCGCGAATATAAGGCGAAGATCGTCGGCCGCGATGTCGCGTCGGACCTGGCGCTGCTCAAGATCGATGCGAGCGGCATGCCCTTTGTGAAATTCGCCGACGGCAGCCCGGCGCGCGTCGGCGACTGGGTTGTTGCGATCGGCAATCCGCTCGGCCTCGGTTCGACCGTGACCGCGGGGATCATCTCGGCGGTTCAGCGCAACATCGGCCAGGGCGGCGCCTATGACCGCTATATCCAGACCGATACCGCTATCAACCGCGGCAATTCGGGCGGCCCGTTGTTCGACCTTCAGGGCAATGTCGTCGGCATCAACAATATGCTGATCTCGCCCGTCGGCGCGAACATCGGCGTCAACTTCGCGATTCCCGCCGACGCCGCGATTCCGGTGATCAATGCGCTGCGCGCCGGCGAGGCGCCGCAACGCGGCTATCTCGGCATCGGCATCGTACCGGTCAGCGAGGATATGGCGGCGGCACTCGGCCTGCCCAAGGATCGCGGCGAGATCGTCCAGCGTATCGAGGACGGTCAGCCGGCGGCAAAAGCCGGGCTGAAGCGCGGCGACGTCGTGACCAAGATCAACGGCAAGGAAATCACGCCGCAGCAGACGCTGTCCTACATCGTCGCCAACATCAAACCGGGCACGCGCGTTCCGGTCGAGGTCATCCGCGAAGGCAAGACGCTGTCGCTGTCGGCCGTCGTCGGTACGCGGCCGCCCGAAAGCGAACTGACGGGCGAGAATTTCGACCCCGAAGCCGAACAGACGCTGCCCGAGGATCCGACGGGCACCGCCGATCAGGCGATCCAGGACCAGCTCGGCATGGCGGTCCAGCCGCTGACGAGCGCCATAGCGCGCTCGATCGGCGTCGAAGCCGACACCAAGGGGCTGGTGATCGCCGCCGTCGGCGGCAACAGCGACGCGGGCCGCAAGGGGCTGCGCCGCGGCGACATCATCCTCAGCGCCAACCGCAGCGCGGTGACAAGCAGCGAGGCGCTTTCGGGCATCCTCGCGGCGGCGAAGAAGGCGGGCCGCAATGCGGTGCTGCTCGAAATCCTGCGCCGCGGTCAGCCGCCGGCGTTCATCGCGATCCGCATCGCCGAATAGGCCGGCCGCAAGATGAATCGAAAAGGGCGCCGCGGTCTTGGTCGCGGCGCCCTTTTCATTTGCCCGGCGGGGCTAATGTTCCTATTATGTTCCATCTAGCGAGTCGGGAGATGGATGATGATCGGATATGTAACGCTCGGGACGAACGATCTGGCGCGCGCCGCCGCCTTTTACGATGCGATCGCCGCCGAACTCGAAACGCCGCGGATGATGGAATATGAAAGCTTCATCGCGTGGGGCAAGCCCGATGGCGGCGCGGGAATCGGCCTGACCAAGCCGTTCGACGGCAATGCCGCGTCGGTCGGAAACGGCGTGATGGTCGCGCTAGCGGCGAAGGATAAGGACCAAGTCCAGCGCCTCTACGACATCGCGCTGGCAAACGGCGGTACCTGCGAAGGTCCCCCGGGACCGCGCGGCGAAGGTTTCTACGCCGGCTATTTCCGCGATCCCGACGGCAATAAACTCAACGCCTTCATCATGGGCTGAACGCGCCGGCGCGCCTGAGCGGCTTTCTAGCTGTCGGCGGCTTCCTCTGCCACCGCGAGCCCGTTCTTGAGCATCACCGGCACCTGGCTCAGCGTGAAGAGGAAGGAGAGGGCGGTGACGCCCCAGACCTTGATCGTCAGCCACAGGTCGAAGCTCATCTGCTTCGTCTGAATGAGCTCGTACATGACGTGATTGGCGATGCCGAGTGCGCCGAAGAACAGCCCCCAGTTGCGCGAGAGCAGCAGCCAGCCCCGCTCGGTCAGCCCTTCGAGTGCCGACTGGAGCAGATATTTGAGCATCGGCCGCTTGAACCAGTAGCCGCTGAGCAGCAGTACGGCAAAGGCGGCGTAGATGATCGTCGGCTTCATCACGATGAAGCGTTCGTCGTGAAACCAGATCGTTAGCGCGCCGAAGCCGAGGACGAGGATGCTCGACATCCAGAGCATCGGCGAAATCTTGCCGAGCTTCCATTTCGACACCGCCATCGCGATGACGATCGCGACCATGAAGGCGACCGTGCCCTTGATCGCCGCGGTTGTCGCCGCAAACGCACCTTCGCCGCCCGACGAAAATTTATAGGCGAGGAAAAAGACGAGAAGCGGCCCGAAATCGATCACGAAGTTGAGCCAGCCATGCTTCGCGGGCGGCGGTGCCGGAACCGGCTCGGGACCGCTGGGGAGGACGTCGCTCATCGAATATTTCCTGCAATGATGCCCGCAATCTCGTCGGCGTCGAACGGGCGGAGGTCGTCGATGGTTTCGCCGATGCCGATCGCGTGGATCGGAAGCCCGTGGCGCTCGGCGGCGGACACGAGCACCCCGCCGCGCGCGGTGCCGTCGAGCTTGGTCATGACCAGCCCCGTAACCCCCGCGACCTCGCGGAACACGTCGATTTGCGACAGCGCATTCTGCCCCGTCGTCGCGTCGAGCACGAGCACGACATCGTGCGGCGCGGCGGGGTTGAGGCGGCCGAGCACGCGCTTGATCTTGGCGAGTTCGTCCATCAGTTCGCGCTTGTTCTGCAGCCGCCCGGCGGTGTCGACGATCAGCACGTCGATCCCCGTCGCGGTCGCCTGCTTCACCGCATCGAACACGATCCCTGCGCTGTCGCCACCTTCGGGCCCCGCCATGATCGGCACGCCGAGCCGCTCGGCCCAGACCTTGAGCTGGCCGATCGCCGCGGCTCGGAAGGTATCGCCCGCGACGAGCATCACGCCATAATCCTGTTCCTGGAACAGATGCGCGAGCTTGGCGATCGTCGTCGTCTTGCCCGACCCGTTGACCCCGATCACGAGGATGACCTGCGGGCGCGGGAAGGCGTCGATGTCGAGCGGCTCGGCGACCGGGCGCAGCACGGCGGCGATCTCCTCGGCGACGATCTTGCGCAACTCCTCGATCCCGCCCGCCACCGCATCGCGCCGTGCCGCGAGGCGCTCGCGGATACGCGCGGCCATTGCCGGGCCGAGGTCGGCGGTGATCAGCGCCTCCTCGATCCGGTCGAGATCGTCCTCGTCGAGCCGCGCCTTGCCGGTCAGCCCGGCCAGATTTTCCCCGAGCCGTTCCGACGTGCGGCGAAATCCGCCGAGCAGCCTTTCGCTCCAGCTTTGGCCGGTCATGCGGCGATGTCCTTTTCTGCGATTGGGATTGCGACCAGGCGGTCGCCGTCGCGCGCGAAGAGGCGCACGTCGATAATAGTGCCGGGGGCCGCGGGCGCGGTCAGCGTCACGGCGGCAAAATTTTCGGCGTGGCCGGTCGAGCCGTCGCGCTCGACGAGCATCGATGCGGTCCGGCCGGTTTGGGTATCGAGCCAATCCTGCCGCCGCCGCGTATTGGCTTCGCGCAGCGTCGCCGCACGTTCGCGTGCAACCGTGCGGCCGACCTGCGGCATCCGCGCGGCGGGCGTCCCGGCGCGCGGGCTGTACGGAAAGATGTGGCCGAAAACGATGTCGCAATCGTCGATCAGCGCCAGCGAGTTGGCGAACATCGCGTCATCCTCGGTCGGAAAGCCCGCGATCAGGTCGGCGCCGATCGCGATGTCGGCGCGCGCCGCCTTCAAGCGCTCGGTCAGGCGCACCGCATCGGCGCGGCGATGGCGCCGCTTCATCCGCGTCAGCACCATATCGTCGCCAGCTTGCAGCGACAGGTGGACATGCGGCATCACGCGCGTCTCCTGTGTCAGCAGCGCGAACAGCGGATCGTCGATCCGGTCGGGGTCGAGCGACGAGAGGCGGAGACGCTCGACCGGCAGCGCCAGCAGCGCTTCGACCAGCGCCGCAAGGTTGGTGCCGCTGTCGTCGCCATAGCTCGCAAGGTCGACCCCGGTCAGGACGATCTCGCGCTGCCCGCGGTCGAGCGCGGTGCGCGCGGCGGTCAGGACATCCTCCATGGTTGCCGAGCGCGCGGTGCCGCGCGCGAGCACGGTCGCGCAGAAGGTGCAGCTGTGCGAGCAGCCGGTCTGCACGCCGAGAAACGCCCGCGCATGGTCGGCGCCCGAGAGGGCGGGGGTGTAGGAAGGGCGGGGTTTCGACAAGCTCAGCCCGAACGGAGAATTTGAGGTCGCTTTCCCCAACTCCGTTCGCCCTGAGATTGTCGAAGGGCCGTTCTTTTCCTGTTCGAAGCGATAGCTCTCGGGCAAACCCTTCGCGTCATTGGACACTACCCGCGCGCCCATCGCAGCAAACGCCTCGCGTTCCAGCTCCGCCGCGCACCCCGTCACGACAACTTCGGCGCCCGGCCGCTCGCGCAAGCTCCGGCGCACGGCCTGTCGCGCCTGCCGCACTGCCTCGTCGGTCACCGCGCAGCTGTTGAAAACGATCGTGTCGCGCGCACCCGCGGCCTCGACGGCGGCCCGGATGGCCTCGCCCTCGGCGATATTCAGCCGGCAACCGAAATTGACGACCTGCTGGCGGTCGGCGGGGGCTGCGCTCATCCGAACTGCGCCCAGTCGGTCTCGCCCTCGTAGACGCGCGTCGCGGCGCCGCTCATCACGATCGGCTCGCCGGGCGCCCAGCGGATGACGAGGTCGCCGCCGGGCAGTGATATCGTCACCGGCGACTGGACCTTGCCCGCGCGGATCGCCGCGA
This DNA window, taken from Sphingopyxis sp. PAMC25046, encodes the following:
- a CDS encoding trypsin-like peptidase domain-containing protein, with the translated sequence MRYVYGITSALLAGGTALALVTQSPVGAQVAQNEKSEMARVVPRAGAPESFADLVEQLQPAVVNISTKQEVTLGVRLNPFAGTREPITQEQQGGGSGFLISADGYIVTNNHVISGGPRGEAVNEVTVTLTNQREYKAKIVGRDVASDLALLKIDASGMPFVKFADGSPARVGDWVVAIGNPLGLGSTVTAGIISAVQRNIGQGGAYDRYIQTDTAINRGNSGGPLFDLQGNVVGINNMLISPVGANIGVNFAIPADAAIPVINALRAGEAPQRGYLGIGIVPVSEDMAAALGLPKDRGEIVQRIEDGQPAAKAGLKRGDVVTKINGKEITPQQTLSYIVANIKPGTRVPVEVIREGKTLSLSAVVGTRPPESELTGENFDPEAEQTLPEDPTGTADQAIQDQLGMAVQPLTSAIARSIGVEADTKGLVIAAVGGNSDAGRKGLRRGDIILSANRSAVTSSEALSGILAAAKKAGRNAVLLEILRRGQPPAFIAIRIAE
- a CDS encoding MiaB/RimO family radical SAM methylthiotransferase, translating into MSAAPADRQQVVNFGCRLNIAEGEAIRAAVEAAGARDTIVFNSCAVTDEAVRQARQAVRRSLRERPGAEVVVTGCAAELEREAFAAMGARVVSNDAKGLPESYRFEQEKNGPSTISGRTELGKATSNSPFGLSLSKPRPSYTPALSGADHARAFLGVQTGCSHSCTFCATVLARGTARSATMEDVLTAARTALDRGQREIVLTGVDLASYGDDSGTNLAALVEALLALPVERLRLSSLDPDRIDDPLFALLTQETRVMPHVHLSLQAGDDMVLTRMKRRHRRADAVRLTERLKAARADIAIGADLIAGFPTEDDAMFANSLALIDDCDIVFGHIFPYSPRAGTPAARMPQVGRTVARERAATLREANTRRRQDWLDTQTGRTASMLVERDGSTGHAENFAAVTLTAPAAPGTIIDVRLFARDGDRLVAIPIAEKDIAA
- a CDS encoding protease modulator HflC; the encoded protein is MFASLFRNPIRLLVVVVALLVILSQSLAIVPEDKQALILRFGEIERTVNRYKPNEDFGRSGAGLVLRVPFTDGIQYIDKRILGINMERQQVLSTDQQRLQVDAFARFRITNPVRMYTAIRTEDKLQAQLATILGSSLRNELGKRTFATLLSPERGAVMDNIQVALNREAQKYGAEIIDVRIKRADLPEGATLEAAYNRMRTARQQEAIAIRAEGQKEAQIIRGSADGEAARIYAASFGKDPEFYDFYRAMQSYRQTFLGENNQGGTSIIMSPDNEYLKRFSGG
- a CDS encoding VOC family protein is translated as MIGYVTLGTNDLARAAAFYDAIAAELETPRMMEYESFIAWGKPDGGAGIGLTKPFDGNAASVGNGVMVALAAKDKDQVQRLYDIALANGGTCEGPPGPRGEGFYAGYFRDPDGNKLNAFIMG
- the ftsY gene encoding signal recognition particle-docking protein FtsY codes for the protein MTGQSWSERLLGGFRRTSERLGENLAGLTGKARLDEDDLDRIEEALITADLGPAMAARIRERLAARRDAVAGGIEELRKIVAEEIAAVLRPVAEPLDIDAFPRPQVILVIGVNGSGKTTTIAKLAHLFQEQDYGVMLVAGDTFRAAAIGQLKVWAERLGVPIMAGPEGGDSAGIVFDAVKQATATGIDVLIVDTAGRLQNKRELMDELAKIKRVLGRLNPAAPHDVVLVLDATTGQNALSQIDVFREVAGVTGLVMTKLDGTARGGVLVSAAERHGLPIHAIGIGETIDDLRPFDADEIAGIIAGNIR
- a CDS encoding inner membrane-spanning protein YciB, whose protein sequence is MSDVLPSGPEPVPAPPPAKHGWLNFVIDFGPLLVFFLAYKFSSGGEGAFAATTAAIKGTVAFMVAIVIAMAVSKWKLGKISPMLWMSSILVLGFGALTIWFHDERFIVMKPTIIYAAFAVLLLSGYWFKRPMLKYLLQSALEGLTERGWLLLSRNWGLFFGALGIANHVMYELIQTKQMSFDLWLTIKVWGVTALSFLFTLSQVPVMLKNGLAVAEEAADS
- a CDS encoding protease modulator HflK, which gives rise to MSNENDASMAGRRPGGLRQFLQQISQMANSPWGNGPKDGDDGKGDGKRPGPRNPWVTPDPADQRRGPKPRGPSALDELLRKGRGGFGGGGSGGSGGQFNLGDSAKFWKWAVLAVVVAWVVFSSFHIVPPEKEGVVTRLGSYSRTVGPGVKFTWPAPIERIRMEDVRAIRTMAIGSPNATDENFVLTRDQSIVDLAYEVRWSVRDPELFFFQLADPEGTIREVAESAMRATVANFDLVQAIGPGRVEIEAQVQQRMQELLDQYRAGVMIQGIAIRQVDPPSQVDEAFKEVTAARQEREAAINLARAYEQQVLERARGDTSAFDQIYAQYQLAPEVTRQRLYYETMETVLSNVDKTIVEARGVTPYLPLNEVQKRLKASEATQKGGE